In Heptranchias perlo isolate sHepPer1 chromosome 38, sHepPer1.hap1, whole genome shotgun sequence, a single window of DNA contains:
- the LOC137304714 gene encoding uncharacterized protein — protein sequence MDFSALYTSIPHDDGIAATASILNTNNSQSPDAIRQLIRFILDHNVFTFDNQFFTQTHGTAMGTKFAPQYANIFMHKFEQDFFTAQDLQPTLYTRYIDNIFFLWTHGEESLKRLHDNINKFHPTIKLTMDYSSESFSFLDTRISIKDGHLSTSLYRKPTDNLTMLNFSSFHPNHVKEATPYGQALRIHRVCSDEEERDGHLQTLKDALVRTGYDARLIDRQFRRATAKNRIDLLRRLTRDATNRVPFVVQYFPGAEKLRHVLRSHQHVINDDEHLAMAIPTPPLLAFKQPPNLKQTIVRSKLPSLQENSVHDTTQPCHGNLCKT from the coding sequence atggacttctcggcactctacaccagtatcccccacgatgacggcatcgctgcgacagcatcaatactcaacaccaacaacagccaatctccagatgccatccgacaactcatccgcttcatcctggatcacaatgtcttcaccttcgacaaccagttctttacccaaacacacggaacagccatggggaccaaattcgcaccccaatacgccaacattttcatgcacaagttcgagcaggacttcttcactgcacaggacctccaaccaacactatacaccagatacatcgacaacattttctttctatggacccacggcgaggaatcactaaagagactacacgataacatcaacaagttccatcccaccatcaagctcaccatggactactcctcagaatcattttctttcttggacacacgaatctccatcaaagatgggcacctcagcacctcactctaccgcaagcccacggacaacctcacgatgctcaacttttccagcttccaccctaaccacgtcaaagaggccaccccctatggacaggccctgcgaatacacagggtctgctcagatgaggaggaacgcgatggacacctacagacgctgaaagacgccctagtaagaacgggatatgacgctcgactcatcgatcgacagttccgacgggccacagcgaaaaatcgcatagacctcctcagaagactaacacgggacgcaaccaacagagtacccttcgtcgtccagtacttccccggagcggagaaactacgccatgttctccgcagccatcaacatgtcatcaatgacgacgaacacctcgctatggccatccccacacctccactactcgcctttaaacagccacccaacctcaaacagaccatcgttcgcagcaaattacccagccttcaggagaacagcgtccacgacaccacacaaccctgccacggtaacctctgcaagacatga